From a region of the Pseudanabaena sp. ABRG5-3 genome:
- a CDS encoding type II toxin-antitoxin system HicB family antitoxin, with the protein MIDQYLIVLEKSDTGFSAYSPDVAGCIATGETLEDTTKLMRSALGLHLADIDEFPKPRGIDAYLDALRDSEGEEFYLTHIAVADLIADSQEVSREQSRN; encoded by the coding sequence ATGATTGACCAATATCTCATCGTCTTGGAAAAAAGTGATACTGGGTTTTCGGCATATTCGCCTGATGTGGCGGGTTGTATAGCTACGGGTGAGACTTTGGAAGATACGACAAAATTAATGCGATCGGCTTTGGGTTTACATCTTGCCGATATCGATGAGTTTCCTAAACCGCGTGGGATTGATGCCTATTTGGATGCTTTGCGCGATTCCGAGGGTGAAGAGTTTTATTTAACACATATTGCTGTAGCTGATTTGATCGCTGATTCGCAAGAGGTGAGCCGTGAGCAATCCCGAAATTAA
- a CDS encoding type II toxin-antitoxin system HicA family toxin has product MTTKVRDLIKLLEADGWFLVDTVGSHRQYKHPTKVGKVTVAGKLSDDVRKGTLASILRQAGLK; this is encoded by the coding sequence ATGACTACGAAAGTACGTGATCTGATTAAGTTGCTTGAGGCTGATGGGTGGTTTTTGGTTGATACTGTGGGTAGTCATCGGCAATATAAGCATCCGACTAAAGTAGGAAAGGTTACGGTGGCGGGTAAGTTGAGCGATGATGTGCGTAAAGGAACGTTGGCAAGTATTCTCAGGCAGGCAGGTTTAAAATGA
- a CDS encoding glycosyltransferase family 9 protein — protein sequence MMRILALVPGGTGDQLLFFPTLDTLKQQYPNAEIDVVVEPRAIATYRISQVANRVLKFDFNDRNSLADFGNLLGTIRDREYDAAILSKPSFSINTLLWLSGIPKRISFAGAGDFLLTDIIPTDPQEYLAAQNHSLLIALNNQQSCPPIKVNLPKNDLDWAAGEQKRLGIHQSGFILLNCGAYANYPADSWATIARDIQSKLPNLPIVAIDSVNNADLLKQLTTKVPNILITSPTDIGKLTAMIASANLFICAEGDAMQLGVAVGTALVAILGANTSAATFLPIQEKRVKYVQASNGQSLKDISPKIVLAKIWEG from the coding sequence ATGATGCGAATACTGGCATTGGTTCCAGGTGGGACTGGCGATCAGTTACTGTTTTTCCCGACACTGGATACCCTCAAACAACAGTATCCCAATGCCGAAATTGACGTGGTGGTTGAGCCACGCGCGATCGCTACCTATCGCATTAGCCAAGTGGCAAATCGCGTACTTAAATTTGATTTTAACGATCGCAACTCTTTGGCAGATTTTGGCAACTTACTTGGGACAATCCGCGATCGCGAATATGATGCGGCAATTCTTAGCAAGCCAAGCTTCTCGATTAATACCTTGTTATGGTTAAGTGGTATCCCCAAGAGGATCTCATTTGCAGGGGCAGGCGACTTCTTACTAACGGATATTATTCCCACAGATCCTCAAGAATATTTAGCAGCACAGAATCATAGCTTGCTCATAGCGCTAAATAATCAGCAATCATGTCCACCCATCAAAGTTAATCTCCCAAAAAATGATTTAGACTGGGCGGCAGGTGAACAAAAACGGCTTGGCATTCACCAAAGCGGTTTTATCTTGCTTAACTGTGGTGCTTATGCCAATTATCCTGCGGACAGTTGGGCAACAATTGCCAGAGACATTCAATCAAAATTGCCAAATCTACCAATTGTGGCGATCGATAGTGTCAATAATGCAGACTTGCTCAAGCAACTCACCACTAAAGTTCCAAATATTTTGATTACTAGCCCCACCGATATTGGGAAGCTTACAGCCATGATTGCCTCGGCAAATCTATTTATTTGTGCAGAAGGCGATGCGATGCAGCTAGGTGTGGCGGTTGGCACTGCTTTAGTCGCTATTTTGGGAGCGAATACATCGGCGGCGACATTTTTGCCAATCCAAGAAAAGCGCGTGAAGTATGTGCAGGCTAGCAATGGTCAATCTCTGAAAGATATCTCGCCTAAAATAGTCCTTGCCAAGATTTGGGAAGGCTAG
- a CDS encoding pentapeptide repeat-containing protein, translating into MANQEHLAQLQNGVSSWNFWRSQEYRISIDLSEANLAYAEVSKADFSGTDLSLANLGGANLVGANLREANMTLANLSGANLSLATFQDVTLCMTNLSGANLSLANLSAVNLSLANLSGSNLSGAVLRNANLMGINLSGADLTNADLSDANLCGANLNGANLSNASLCETELSGANLSGANLTRANLSGAVLRKTDFNGAKLKEADLRNTDLHAAKLDGALLENVKR; encoded by the coding sequence GTGGCAAATCAAGAACATCTGGCTCAACTACAAAATGGGGTAAGTAGTTGGAATTTTTGGCGATCGCAAGAGTATCGCATCTCTATCGACCTGAGCGAAGCTAATCTTGCCTATGCTGAAGTTAGTAAAGCTGACTTTAGTGGTACAGATCTCAGTTTAGCAAATCTGGGTGGGGCAAACCTAGTGGGTGCAAATCTCCGAGAAGCAAATATGACCCTCGCTAATCTCAGTGGTGCAAACCTTAGTCTGGCAACATTTCAGGATGTTACCCTTTGTATGACGAATCTCAGTGGTGCAAATCTTAGTCTGGCAAATCTCAGTGCAGTTAATCTCAGTCTCGCAAACCTCAGTGGCTCAAACCTCAGTGGTGCAGTCCTCCGCAATGCCAACTTAATGGGAATCAACTTGAGCGGCGCAGATCTCACTAATGCTGATCTTAGTGACGCAAATCTCTGTGGGGCAAATTTGAATGGGGCAAATTTGAGTAATGCCTCTCTCTGCGAAACTGAGTTAAGTGGGGCGAATCTCAGTGGCGCAAATTTAACGAGAGCAAATCTCAGTGGGGCGGTTCTCCGCAAAACTGATTTTAATGGCGCAAAGCTCAAAGAAGCGGATCTGAGAAATACCGATCTTCATGCTGCCAAACTTGATGGCGCTCTTCTAGAAAATGTCAAACGCTGA
- a CDS encoding M48 family metallopeptidase has protein sequence MPSIASRSQSLTNSQINLESNPDLPAYTVRVSDRAKCVRLALSVENGLEVVVPANYDHLKIPEIIHQKRNWINRNQHKLNEREAFFQSQAPHELPDQLKLRSLGEEWQIVYQQTVTRFGSITIKENRDQRQLVISGDITNVASCKALIKQWLMKTAEKQLFSWLRRLSLQTNLPYRTTAIRGQKTLWGSCSSDRNISLNYKLLFLEAQVVEYVLIHELCHTVHMNHSAKFWKLVSKFEPNYKTIDKSLNQAWQIIPAWLSL, from the coding sequence ATGCCATCTATAGCATCTCGTTCTCAATCTTTAACTAATTCACAAATTAATTTAGAAAGCAATCCAGATTTGCCAGCCTATACTGTGCGTGTCAGTGATCGCGCTAAATGTGTACGCCTTGCCCTCTCCGTCGAAAATGGGTTAGAGGTAGTTGTCCCTGCTAATTACGATCACCTCAAGATCCCTGAAATCATTCACCAAAAACGTAACTGGATCAATCGCAATCAACACAAACTCAATGAGCGGGAGGCATTTTTTCAGTCCCAAGCCCCCCATGAACTCCCCGATCAACTTAAATTGCGATCGCTAGGTGAAGAATGGCAAATTGTATATCAACAAACTGTCACGAGATTTGGCTCGATCACCATCAAAGAAAACAGGGATCAGCGTCAGTTGGTGATCAGTGGTGATATTACCAATGTCGCATCCTGCAAGGCTCTAATTAAACAATGGTTAATGAAAACAGCAGAAAAGCAATTGTTTAGTTGGTTACGCAGACTTAGCCTTCAAACCAATTTGCCCTATCGCACAACTGCCATCCGTGGTCAAAAAACTTTGTGGGGTAGCTGCTCTAGCGATCGCAATATTAGCCTCAACTATAAACTTCTATTTCTCGAAGCTCAGGTTGTGGAATATGTGTTGATCCATGAGCTATGCCATACCGTCCATATGAATCATTCAGCCAAATTTTGGAAGTTGGTCAGTAAGTTTGAGCCAAATTACAAAACCATCGATAAATCCCTCAATCAAGCATGGCAGATTATCCCTGCATGGCTGAGTTTGTAA
- a CDS encoding DUF3352 domain-containing protein: MTERKTNLLPIIGGAAVVVAGGVGAYFFFNKPAILPTGTSASGTLTVVPKQSLMAMSISTDGAALSQIEQFLSPETKKLYDSELEKFRKNLSSSDFDYDKDVKPWIGKNVTIAFLPSGKTASLAPNRSQAALQPRYVPMSNTGSIQFVQNKEPEKAESAPNVLLVIEVKDKAGAEKFLSEKVKTKAGGKEKQSEYKGVKITQYGEGANASATATVGDYLIVTPRENLTQKAIDTFKGEPSLASSISADDLKLKNTVAQVYIPNFGESIVELAALNPKAETIPPESLEQLKKVKSINLGFGIDDSGIRFKALGKFDPEAIAALKNSPNKIIGQIPSQAFAVITGFNIKNSWEQFAKSAEKNAEIKKSLDEARTQLKSSPLALDLDKDIFGWMDGEYAIASVSGKPEGILAQTQGLAPVLLLQTTNRSAGESLLKKLDDFISKNGGKVDKKDVGGVAVTEWSVPGAPGAIVSHGWSQQDTLFLTASPIVSLFVPKPTSALEADPTFKSVVSTLPTNNVGYFYIDADKTWSIVQSFLPAAEKEKTPPEVKALITSIRGLAATAAYPNPDTAEVEAILALKKGGK; encoded by the coding sequence ATGACTGAAAGAAAAACGAATTTACTACCTATTATTGGTGGTGCTGCTGTAGTAGTTGCTGGTGGTGTAGGAGCTTATTTTTTCTTCAATAAACCAGCCATTTTGCCTACTGGCACTAGTGCATCGGGAACTCTTACCGTTGTCCCTAAACAGTCCTTGATGGCAATGTCCATCTCCACCGATGGAGCGGCGCTTTCACAGATAGAGCAGTTTCTGTCACCAGAAACAAAAAAACTTTACGATAGCGAACTTGAGAAGTTCAGAAAGAATCTGTCTTCGAGTGATTTTGACTATGACAAGGATGTGAAGCCTTGGATTGGCAAAAATGTCACGATCGCCTTTTTGCCATCAGGTAAAACTGCCAGTCTCGCGCCCAATAGATCCCAAGCGGCTCTTCAGCCACGCTATGTTCCCATGAGCAATACAGGTTCAATCCAGTTTGTTCAAAATAAAGAGCCAGAGAAAGCTGAATCTGCCCCTAACGTTCTACTTGTGATTGAAGTAAAAGACAAGGCAGGAGCTGAGAAATTCTTGTCAGAAAAAGTCAAAACTAAGGCTGGTGGCAAAGAAAAGCAGTCGGAATATAAAGGCGTAAAAATTACGCAATATGGCGAAGGGGCAAATGCAAGCGCAACAGCGACGGTGGGAGATTACTTAATCGTTACCCCCCGTGAGAATCTCACGCAAAAGGCGATCGATACCTTTAAAGGTGAACCTTCGTTAGCAAGTTCCATTAGTGCTGATGATCTCAAACTCAAAAACACTGTTGCTCAAGTTTACATTCCTAATTTTGGCGAATCAATCGTTGAGCTAGCAGCATTAAATCCTAAGGCTGAAACCATTCCTCCTGAATCTTTGGAGCAATTGAAGAAAGTTAAATCGATTAACTTAGGTTTTGGTATTGATGACTCAGGTATTCGCTTTAAAGCACTAGGTAAATTCGACCCAGAGGCAATTGCTGCCCTCAAGAACTCTCCTAACAAAATTATTGGTCAAATCCCTTCCCAAGCATTTGCTGTAATCACTGGATTCAATATCAAGAATTCATGGGAACAGTTTGCGAAGTCAGCAGAGAAGAATGCCGAAATCAAGAAAAGTCTTGACGAAGCCAGAACTCAACTGAAGTCCTCACCATTGGCACTCGATCTGGATAAAGATATATTTGGTTGGATGGATGGTGAATATGCGATCGCCTCAGTATCTGGTAAACCCGAAGGCATTTTAGCGCAGACTCAAGGGCTTGCACCTGTGCTACTACTGCAAACCACCAATCGTTCTGCGGGTGAATCTTTGCTTAAGAAATTGGATGATTTTATCTCGAAGAATGGTGGCAAGGTTGACAAGAAGGATGTTGGCGGTGTTGCCGTCACTGAATGGTCAGTACCAGGCGCACCAGGAGCGATCGTTTCTCACGGTTGGAGTCAGCAAGACACATTATTTCTAACGGCTTCACCAATTGTGTCCTTATTTGTACCTAAGCCTACTAGCGCCCTCGAAGCAGATCCTACCTTCAAGTCGGTAGTAAGTACTCTACCTACTAACAATGTGGGTTATTTCTATATTGATGCCGATAAAACATGGAGCATCGTTCAAAGCTTCTTACCTGCTGCGGAGAAAGAAAAGACACCTCCTGAAGTGAAGGCTTTGATTACTTCTATCCGTGGATTGGCAGCAACGGCGGCTTATCCAAATCCAGATACTGCTGAAGTCGAAGCAATTCTTGCCTTGAAGAAAGGTGGTAAATAA
- a CDS encoding site-specific integrase, whose product MDRLAQANSRLKEDRSRCSIEQRGDRLLLRATLPPKPSASRQDWHRQRIFLKVNATAAGIAFAESEARKISALLDQGLFDWTPYLAIDKEGELTFDQWLEKFRQHKLAQGISETTWKKDYADSIKILEDFEIEKAIAAIYKITPNTRKRHRTCFAISAFFKFAGMQIDLKPYKGNYSPATVEPRDIPTDAVIQDWYFKIKATLWASSFGILATYGIRPEELTLLDFAEMPVLIVHGDKSNNSDRRVYPIYPEWVDLFDLNNCVMPRTQNTGKQCCHQFSRYKIPFTPYDLRHAWAIRSMEFGLPLELAAEQMGHTMLIHSQTYHKWISDRHHKQVFDRIMAKPDRITPPIATSRLVLINGGA is encoded by the coding sequence ATGGATAGATTAGCACAAGCTAACTCTAGGCTAAAAGAAGATAGATCGAGATGCTCGATTGAGCAGAGAGGCGATCGCTTATTGCTTAGGGCAACTTTGCCCCCAAAGCCAAGCGCATCGCGACAGGATTGGCATAGGCAAAGAATATTTTTAAAGGTCAACGCAACGGCGGCGGGCATAGCATTTGCAGAATCTGAGGCTAGGAAAATAAGCGCCCTGCTCGATCAAGGTCTATTTGACTGGACACCCTACCTAGCGATCGACAAAGAGGGCGAATTAACTTTTGACCAATGGCTAGAAAAATTTAGGCAGCATAAATTAGCACAAGGTATCAGCGAAACCACTTGGAAAAAAGACTACGCAGACTCAATAAAAATTCTGGAAGATTTTGAAATCGAAAAGGCGATTGCCGCAATTTACAAAATCACACCTAACACCAGAAAAAGACATCGTACCTGCTTTGCAATTTCCGCTTTTTTTAAATTTGCAGGAATGCAAATAGACCTCAAGCCATACAAGGGGAACTATTCGCCAGCAACGGTCGAGCCTCGCGACATCCCAACCGATGCAGTCATTCAAGATTGGTACTTTAAAATAAAGGCCACTTTATGGGCTTCATCATTTGGCATCCTAGCAACCTACGGCATCAGACCTGAAGAGTTAACCCTGCTAGACTTTGCCGAGATGCCAGTACTGATCGTGCATGGCGACAAGTCCAATAATAGCGATCGGCGAGTTTACCCGATCTACCCTGAATGGGTTGACCTATTCGATCTAAATAACTGTGTAATGCCTCGTACTCAAAATACTGGTAAGCAGTGCTGTCACCAATTTTCTAGATACAAAATCCCATTTACCCCCTACGATTTGCGCCATGCTTGGGCCATTAGATCGATGGAGTTCGGTTTACCTTTAGAATTGGCAGCCGAGCAAATGGGTCATACTATGCTGATTCATTCGCAGACTTACCACAAGTGGATAAGCGATCGCCACCACAAGCAGGTATTTGATCGCATCATGGCGAAACCAGACAGGATAACACCGCCAATTGCTACGAGTAGATTAGTTTTGATTAATGGAGGGGCTTAA
- a CDS encoding tyrosine-type recombinase/integrase: MGKNNRFGQAEILNDAELDRIFKHLKNREHKLFFAIARYSGERFGAIAKLKISDVYGPGYVPLDELTFPANIRKASPNGDRSTRQVMVFERFAEALTIYKPRDRYPDLLWLFPSSIKEGKHISWSAADKWLRAAVERAGLSHRGISGHSLRRSFITKLYESGMDIHQLQQVTGHKSISVLQKYIGKNPVKLKESMSKIFA, encoded by the coding sequence ATGGGGAAGAATAATCGATTCGGTCAAGCGGAAATTTTGAATGATGCCGAGCTGGACAGAATTTTTAAGCATCTGAAAAATCGTGAGCATAAATTATTTTTTGCCATTGCCAGATATTCGGGGGAAAGATTTGGCGCGATCGCTAAATTAAAAATCAGTGATGTCTATGGACCCGGCTATGTACCACTTGATGAGCTAACTTTTCCTGCGAATATTCGCAAGGCATCTCCCAACGGCGATCGCTCGACTCGTCAGGTCATGGTATTTGAACGCTTTGCCGAAGCATTGACCATTTACAAGCCACGCGATCGCTACCCCGATCTACTATGGCTTTTCCCAAGCAGCATCAAGGAAGGAAAACACATTAGCTGGTCTGCTGCTGATAAGTGGTTACGTGCTGCGGTTGAACGCGCTGGTCTATCCCATCGTGGTATTTCTGGGCATAGTTTGCGGCGCTCGTTCATCACGAAGCTATATGAAAGTGGTATGGACATTCACCAACTGCAACAGGTCACAGGGCATAAGTCGATCTCTGTGCTTCAGAAATACATCGGTAAGAATCCTGTGAAGCTCAAAGAGTCAATGTCTAAGATTTTTGCCTAG
- a CDS encoding helix-turn-helix transcriptional regulator: MSKEPESPLQMLRRLRFMTQEQLGKEIGVTGNTIARWERGEVQPKLTPSQTKKLCKALGISLDELPDDFASRHPIDEPPTIIKP, from the coding sequence ATGTCTAAAGAACCCGAATCCCCATTGCAAATGCTAAGAAGACTTAGATTTATGACCCAAGAACAATTGGGTAAGGAGATTGGTGTAACTGGCAATACGATAGCTAGATGGGAAAGGGGAGAAGTTCAACCAAAACTGACCCCATCTCAAACAAAAAAGCTTTGCAAAGCGCTTGGTATATCTCTTGATGAATTACCTGATGACTTTGCATCACGCCACCCAATAGATGAACCACCCACAATAATCAAGCCATAG
- a CDS encoding winged helix-turn-helix transcriptional regulator, which yields MNQTINTFIDADPEIICSGSYQGDRPSCPVEATLDAIGGRWKVLILHELFNGTRRFGELHRSLHGITQKMLTQQLREMERDGLIHREIYMQVPPKVEYSLTALGKTLQPVLDAMHLWGRKYLEQK from the coding sequence ATGAACCAAACGATTAATACCTTTATTGATGCTGATCCAGAAATTATTTGCAGTGGCTCATACCAAGGCGATCGCCCTAGCTGTCCCGTCGAGGCAACCCTTGATGCGATCGGTGGGCGTTGGAAAGTGTTGATTTTGCATGAATTATTTAATGGTACAAGACGCTTTGGAGAATTGCATCGCAGCTTACATGGCATCACTCAAAAGATGCTCACGCAGCAATTACGGGAAATGGAACGTGATGGCTTGATTCATCGTGAAATTTACATGCAGGTTCCGCCTAAGGTGGAATATTCTCTGACTGCTTTAGGAAAAACTCTACAACCTGTACTAGATGCAATGCACCTTTGGGGCAGAAAATATTTAGAACAAAAATAG
- a CDS encoding CDGSH iron-sulfur domain-containing protein, translating to MSEPKIVDKKPVVLELEPKTYYWCTCGESTNQPYCNGAHKGTEFTPLAFEVTETKKVALCLCKHTGNAPFCDGAHTKL from the coding sequence ATGAGCGAGCCTAAAATTGTTGATAAGAAGCCTGTTGTATTGGAACTAGAACCTAAAACTTATTACTGGTGTACCTGCGGAGAATCCACCAATCAGCCCTATTGTAACGGCGCTCATAAGGGTACTGAGTTTACTCCCCTTGCCTTTGAAGTCACAGAAACGAAGAAGGTTGCACTTTGTCTATGCAAGCATACGGGCAATGCTCCCTTCTGTGATGGCGCACATACCAAACTTTAA
- a CDS encoding pirin family protein gives MLTIRKSEERGHANHGWLDSYHTFSFANYYDPQHMAFRALRVINQDQIAGGKGFGTHPHRDMEIITYMLDGSLEHKDSMGNGSIIRVGDVQRMSAGTGITHSEFNPSATETAHLLQIWILPNQQNVTPSYEQISFSREEKLNQLRLIASPDGRDRSVTIHQDANVYASILEDGADVTHAVNPNRYAWIQVARGSVLVGDRLLNAGDAISSDQAGDLKITSQGNAEILVFDLA, from the coding sequence ATGCTCACTATTCGGAAATCAGAAGAAAGAGGACATGCCAATCATGGTTGGCTCGATAGTTATCACACTTTCTCCTTTGCGAACTACTACGATCCACAGCATATGGCTTTTCGCGCCTTGCGTGTAATTAATCAGGATCAGATTGCTGGTGGTAAAGGATTTGGCACACATCCCCACCGTGACATGGAAATCATCACCTATATGCTTGATGGCTCCTTAGAGCATAAGGACAGCATGGGTAATGGCTCAATCATTCGCGTTGGTGATGTGCAGAGAATGAGTGCAGGCACTGGGATTACCCATAGTGAGTTTAATCCTTCAGCGACAGAAACTGCCCATTTATTGCAAATCTGGATTTTGCCTAATCAACAGAATGTTACCCCCAGCTATGAGCAGATTTCCTTCTCGCGAGAAGAGAAGTTAAACCAGTTAAGACTGATTGCTTCACCCGATGGGCGCGATCGCTCAGTGACGATTCATCAGGATGCAAATGTATATGCCTCAATCCTTGAAGATGGCGCAGATGTAACTCATGCAGTCAATCCTAACCGCTATGCGTGGATACAGGTTGCTAGAGGCAGTGTATTAGTTGGCGATCGCTTGCTCAATGCTGGTGATGCAATTTCTAGTGATCAAGCTGGCGATTTGAAAATCACTAGTCAAGGTAATGCAGAAATTCTCGTTTTCGATTTGGCATAA
- a CDS encoding VanW family protein has translation MQQVWQAFKKPIRNSLKYAKSLSKGYPFHYARHQNHYDVEQYPHKWIETSTPIPDRGTTEVRANRIWNLQLAAQRIDCLNFAPSKIFSFSDRVGNPTKSNGFRDAPVFVRGQVLTDVGGGLCLVATNIFNTLLYAGCQILERHCHSIDAYGESRFYTLGQDAAVASGYKDLIVRNHTSIPLQLRFRVLEQEGKVESSLWGSTPKPWQVKVESQIIEYLHPPNPQYLSGWVVQTSRYIKHELESSSPWQLDYQAMSHYQPCIKT, from the coding sequence ATGCAGCAAGTCTGGCAAGCTTTTAAAAAGCCAATTCGCAATAGCCTCAAATATGCGAAATCTCTATCTAAGGGATATCCTTTTCATTATGCTAGACATCAAAATCACTATGACGTAGAGCAATATCCCCATAAATGGATAGAAACTAGCACTCCAATTCCCGATCGCGGCACAACAGAAGTTAGAGCTAATCGAATTTGGAACTTACAACTAGCTGCTCAAAGAATTGATTGCCTGAACTTTGCTCCCAGTAAGATTTTTAGCTTTAGCGATCGCGTCGGCAATCCTACCAAATCCAATGGATTTCGGGATGCCCCAGTGTTTGTGCGTGGACAAGTACTCACCGATGTGGGCGGTGGCTTATGTTTAGTTGCCACCAATATTTTTAATACATTACTTTATGCTGGCTGCCAGATTCTAGAAAGACATTGCCATAGCATTGATGCCTATGGAGAATCAAGGTTTTACACCTTGGGACAAGATGCAGCCGTAGCTAGTGGCTACAAAGACTTAATAGTTCGCAACCATACTTCCATTCCCTTACAACTAAGATTTCGGGTATTAGAACAAGAAGGTAAAGTTGAATCCAGTCTATGGGGTTCTACACCAAAACCTTGGCAAGTCAAAGTAGAGTCTCAGATTATAGAGTATCTACATCCACCCAATCCACAATATCTATCGGGTTGGGTGGTGCAAACTTCGCGCTATATCAAACATGAGTTAGAATCATCATCTCCATGGCAGCTTGATTATCAAGCTATGAGCCATTATCAACCCTGCATTAAGACTTAA